In Pyxicephalus adspersus chromosome 10, UCB_Pads_2.0, whole genome shotgun sequence, the DNA window tgcattgacaatgcaacccacccagaagtgtgtaataaaattttagcgaatggagtactgacaggcggcagcagctaCAGCAcaaggaggagacggtgggccctgagaaggagcgggaaccgcattggtaactggaatctagagctgggtatagagcatcatcaatgccacccagcagtgtacaattttagtgaatggagtactgacaggaggcagcagcaggaggagaaggaggtggagggcccttagacggagcagggaccacattggcaactggcatctagaactgggtgtaatccatcatcaatgccacccagaagtgtgtaatacaaatatctgaaatttgtgaagtgccagaccaagatgttttgtgagccagcactgttgctgtggtctgtggtgcccgaagtggtaggaaggtagacgatattgctagtttgcattatgaagtggatgacatgaatgccaaccctcaatcttacaatacttagctgaaaaattacgcaaaggcaatggtacctatcagtgggAGTACTGGGAGATTTCGTTTGCAGTTTGTCAGCCTCCCAgaaacagcagaaatgtaaagtatattgctagctggcacaatggcaagcatgacattggcgatgaatgccaaccctggacgttgcgataactagcggaaaaattcaaccgctCAAttcaaggcaggctcagctgacagagtgttggtgataggcagccacagactcagcacaggaacAGTGTTGGTTCACacaggcatcttggttggccagtgagtacttgtgtcagtcaatcagtaacatctgcagtggggatttgatagttgttagtaacccacctttcgttcattttcaaaaaggtgaggtgattgacattttccggtgacagtcgtgatcggttgtctgtgaccactctgccagcggcactgaagattctttcggacagaacactggatgccaggcatgaaagaagcttgatggcaaactgtgccaactgcgggcagatttcaagcctgttgacccaaaatttaatggcgtcactactgtgtggacaggcatcctcctcataaccaTAACCTCAtagtcgtcaacaccaccaccacctgtCAGAAAAGAGccatcatgcaccatgcgctttatCCGTTCTCGATTGTTATGCCGCttcacttcacttgtttgaggtgggcGCATCAGGTTTcgcaggcatccagaaaatcccccctgccttggcctagacttttggatgtgtgcggcctgctgccaccgCTATAGGAGggtacggtggaggcagtgtctgcctgagctccctgtgtggaatgtggtgcacggaactcctcacacagccgctCGTATAGTATCCTACTCGGGGgggggtcaccttttctttcccttgcgccgggttgggtagaaactgtgacattttgtctttgtatctGTGATCCAGAAGgatggccagccagtaatcatcccagtttttaaCGAttcaaatgcgggggtccctccgtaggcatcgcaacatgtggacacacatatgaaagagggatTCCCTAGGCTCATCCTCCTCTAGTcactcagtaggcgccaaaacatcttcctcctcatcacccaccttctcctcttcaagctgcagcagttcctgttgttacATCGCCCGCACAtagcctggggcatgacagcacaatgTGGATTGGACGGGTTCTGTCCAGCAGCTccctcttcatcatcatcataatcctcttcctcctcctgctcctccttttgaaaatcctgatgctggccagtctcccttcttgctcctcctgatgctggctgtgtgctttggagtgtaatgtcaccctcatcctccttccccatttcttcccctcctctcccatcgctaCTTTTCATCAGGCCACACGGGGTATTATCAAGcaaaaagatgatgggtatgacatcattccagctcccgactcacaacgccACGCTTACCAAgcaatggcggatggctagcttttgcttacacagacgctggagcatgtgcagggtggagttccatataatcacagtgtcacaaatgagtctatgcagtggcagcctctgttggcgctggatcttgctaagcgccacaGCGTGCAGAGGAaattctgcaccaccaggttcagtacgtgcacaaagcaaggcacatgtgttatgcgccCATGCGCAGCCTCAAGTTTGGCCCCATTGTGGCACACTACGatgcctgttgtgagctgggagggggtcagccaagcctcaacctctctgtgcaaagcagacaataGTTCTCTGGCGGTGCGACTTTTCCCACCCAAgtacaccagtttcagcactgcctggcaacaagtgtgcttgagggagccgtagtggcgtgcctgcCTAACTTGAGGTTTCCtttgctgctggcctttcaggaggagtgtggATAAGGAAGGGGCTTCCAGTGGAAGGAATGAAGGAGAGGAcaggggtggcccatgctttcgaCCATACCCCttggtgggggtaccaggtgctgcagtGTCTCTTGCAGACTACACACACTGAGctatgcctggttgtccagctgttcatggtgacgtggatttggctggacaccgagaatgccaatgccatggagaggttacccattacatgtgcatgtaaactgggtacagctgtacAGGAGAAGCAATGCCTGCTTGGCATATTCCATCGCCGCTCGGCATAGGCCATGTTTGCTGgatgggcccatagcctgatgccttaaaggggtcactggagtacgcATTTTGCGGCGACAAACATCATCTGACACCACGAAACCTGCGTCTGGCTGGCACCAGCctccttagacgtagtagcaatgacagtggGAGGTGAaaaaggagtcaatgtaggtggaagaagagaggatgacgtggttgcacctccttcaagagaactcAACTACTGCTCCCACTttagtttgtggttcttgtgcatgtgggaaagcagggatgttgtacccaaatgttaTCCGACCTGTCCTCCAGcctgcggatgtgcctgtggctCAGGATTGCTATGCAcccatcatcgtctttcagcgtaaaaaaggaccacactggagaggtgcgtgcaaccactctgctgctctttttctttgcctgcctctgcgtctgctagGTGCCCTGCGTCTgttccagctccatctcccccatctttgggactcacatgaggcataTTTGTGGCCCCTTTCCAtacccagtctgttgctgctgctgctgctgctgctgctgctgctgctgctgctgctgctgctgctgctgctgctgctgctgctgctgctgctgctgctgctgctgctgccgcctttcctctacatctgtttcagaactgctggcagcccagtggttcccaggtgacatcacagttatcatcatcctcattttcatctaagccaacatctgcaaatgcagccactaatCCAGACCCTTCTCCctgcaagtgctgaccacactctccaagggtctcaaagtctgcctcctgctctgaaattcgtcagatcctcaggctattcgtcaaacaacaagggagagtcatcgggaggtacaggcacatgttgttgctgacctttgcctatTTCCTGACATCTCGTTTGCACTAAGCCTGAATCAAGCTTTGCCTGTGACTCTGACTCtggccctaatttatgaaagctatccaaggctggaaagaatacactttcagaagtgaagcttggtggtccagaaaacatagaaagaatcctggaccagatccattacaggttttctggaccacccagcttcacttctgaaagtgtattctctcctgccttggagagctttcataaatcagggcctctacCTTTACTTggtccctttgtacctcgcttgatgGACTTATCACACGGTTTGACCTTGGCTTGGATTCTTGGAGctgtggcacgcgaaggccttgcagctggcacgcgggaaggtccgcaattaagatatgcggcgcggcgggaggcgagtgtgccggtgtctgcttgccaataaattgaaatgaaaaccaaaggattttaatcaaattgattctctgacaatacaaagattccaacctttaaaaatgatgttacatagttcaggcaactaaagagtttttagatactaaaatcttgttattaaggtttaattgacgtgctggcacttttaggaaattctttggttttgtgcggcagtttgggcactcgggctcaaaaaggttagccatcactgccCTAGTGTATCATAATACCTGGATTGAGAAACCTTGCCTTATtgacaagaaaaacaaacatttatccaAAAAACACTTAACCAAATATGTGTATACTACAATGTGTAAATGTTATCTTATAACCAAGGAACAcgaataaacaaattaaaaataggttaacaaaatgtacacacataaaataccactaaaatataccaaatgcatcaaaataaaattttttatcaCCCTTTGTTGGGGTAGTTACTCTTTTTGTGGTTGTGGTGTGCTACATCACTAAAACAGTTCCTTTTTAGTGCATAAGTagcttatttaaaataatgtatcacattttagtattttagcaGAGAAAAAAGGTATGTGAATATGTCCTCAAGCTGTAAAATAGCCGCAATCCTAACCAGTAGCCAGTAACCAGTAGCCTTATAATATGCTGCATATGAAATGGAGACATGTGCAATTCAAGCTGCATTAATTCTTAATACTATTATCAATTTACCGACTGATTACATATGTTGCCTGAAGCTTCTGCAGTCAGCATAGAAAACTTTGAAATTTAACACTTAACcattcctattttaaatttcccataaAACAGGAAACAGTCTACCATAAAACAGGAAAAACCGGTGCATTGCCTACCTTAAGCAAAGGTTTTTGTGTGTTCCTTTCCTCACGACCTTAAGTTTGTAGAAATCATAATGACTCAGCAGTCTTTGTTCTCTATAAAAATCCTTGGCATGGACTCATAGTAGCCAGTCGGGAGATTTTAAACTATTAATTTGTGCACCTCCTGGACAAGCAATAGTAAGTAACTCTTTATTTCTCTTGCGAAACTGTTTATGACTGGTAACTTTCCGTGTTTGATTATAGCCAAGCTATATTTTAACTTGTATAATCAGGCAAAGAATGTCAGTACGACAAGAATAGGAAAACTGCTTTGAGTGAATAATTGAAAAAACCCTATGATATTTTCAAATTatagacaaatgtttttaatcaaaattaaccaaattttttacattggttTTAACCAGAAAAATGGATAAATCATCAGTAAAAATTGATTCAACTATTTATAAATCGATCAGattatacaaatgtaaacacTGCTTAAACATTTAGCATTGGGGTGCTTAAAATAAGGGCTTGTTCATGCaaccttaaattaaaaaaattactaacaaattaaaaatagaaaacaacaatGTAGAAGATAGTAATATAAAatccaagaaaaaatattttgcaaatgagGCAGATGATGAGTATATGTAAGTTATGTATGTTTACATTAGCTGAATTTTTCTTTATGTGGCAGCAAGGTTCAATTATGCACAAAAATGTTACTGATAGTTAGGTCTGCTAAGGTACAAATACAGGTAAAGATGGGCACAATGGTTATTAACAATAGCAGGACCCCTAAATTTACATATTAAACTTACATAATTACATAACTTACATCCAtgtcattttacattatatttaatgattcatttgtatacattttttgttttgtagtgcCTGAGCTTACTTTAACTTATTTCCCATTGAGAGGTAAGTAAATGATCTTATAATTCTTGCGTTTCATAATCCACATCCAGGATACTGAACATCACAGACAAAAACTTTTTTGAGgactgatatatttatatacagtatatatgtctTATACATATATGAATAGTCAAGCAACCGAACCTTATTCTACATAAAGGtgatacatttcaataaaaacattagaaCAATTTTACCTTTAGAGCTTTAAAGATGGGCATTCTAGCCACAAATGTAGAGGGTCATTTTTCCTACTGATTTCTACAGGGTTCTGTGAGGCCTAAACATAACTTCAAGGATTTATCAGGCGTAAAAAtgctgagaaaggctgctatagtaTCATTTGAGAGTGTGCAGGGGCTGCTAAGATAGCTAAAACATCCATGTTTAGCTATCAATTGAAATATTTAGGCATACATTTTTTGCCAATATACAaggttattacagaaaaaaaatggttcaatCTGAAAAGCAATTTGAATTTGGATTTTTAACTAGCCTTCATACAATGTTAGATACAAAcatgaataaagtcattttttttcatatccatTTTAACATACAAAGAGCTGTACCTTAAAATTTGATAGAAAACTATTTATGTtgagtgttaaaaaaatgcttccaaCATGCAGTACAGTATAAATCTTAATattcaagaaaatacattttgaattattcTTAGAAGATAAATTAGATGGATTTATCCTCAATGTGTTTAACAGCTAAAGCTGCCTCACGAGGAGGAAATATACCAGGGAAAGGAGAATCATGTGGAAATATGATTGTATACACAGTAATACCCACAAATCATGAGAAGGCGAGAATGCATggcatgttaaaaatgtattaggtatactgtaaaaatatgtaCAGACAAAAATTTCCAAACAAAGCAGACAAAGCTTATTTGGATTCCCTGAACTCATTCATTACTGCGTTTCAAtttgattttattgtaaaaatagaaaaatgtgtttatagaaaacaataaaaaacagctgacatttattaaaactgtatGTTCATCTATAGGAAGGGGAGAGCCGATTCGTCTTCTCTTGGCTGATAATGGAGCTCAGTGGACTGAGGATGTAGTACAGTTGGCTGACTGGTTTTCTGGAAAATGTGATGTGAAGAATAAGGCAGTAAGCtatttctaaaaactttttttaacactcACACACATACGATGTTTTACCACCTACTTTGAAGCAGAATTGTATGATGATTTTAATTTCTATAAAGTGTCAAGCACCTTAAACCCAGTACAGATGCTAGAAATGATCATTGATGATTGTTTCCAGTCACAGTGAGAATGAATAAGCAATGTATAGGAAGGAAGGAGGATGAAGAAGGaagggaggcaccctgctgcatcctcatTCATAGGAAACAACAAGGCCATTGGCATTGGGGGAACCCTCTAAACACCCTAGAATATTGTCCAAAATGGTGGTGGTGGGAAAACCGCCGTAAACATTTCACTAATGTTTCATCAACATAAATGTTCATCATATCATgttcataaattattatataatgttaTGTTAGAAATGTCTGCTATTCTTTTGCTTGtcaataagtgattttttttccccctaaatctGATATGATCTTTTACAGGTGTTCGGACAACTACCTCAATTCACAGATGGACAACTTGTTCTGTATCAAAGCAACACTATCCTGAGATACCTAGGACGGAAATTTAGTAAATTATTAATTGAATATCATTGACTTatagtttgtttaattttttccaaATACAGTCTATCATAGCACCAAATTACTCAAATGCAAGAGcagaaaaagcaatatttttttttaagttaagtgtTATGGGTTCAGGTGAGGAGGAGGTTAAAGAGCCCACCCAGAGTGGATAATATAGCTCATAATGGAGCTTTATGACTTACCTTTACTTATAAATGAATTTTATATAGATTACGTAATTTAGATAAAGTCATTTAATGACCCCGGTATGAAAAGCagcattaaaagttaaaaatactcTTGTTGGTCCAGTATTTTTCTTAGTAGGCATCAAGAGATGAAAATGAGATCtctttatgtttatttccttataAAATTAGGAAGTTATTGTTGCCACTAGTGAATTGGGATCTTAGAGCTTGCCActttagacacacacacacacacttgtggTTATGATttcattcctttctttttcttccaacTTTTTAAGATGTTGCTGGAAGTAATGATGTGGAGTACACTTACATTGACATGATGAATGATGGAGTAGAAGACCTGAGACAGAAGTTCAGCAAATTCATGTTCTTTGAATTTGTAAGTATACGCAAAAAGCACCATCAAAAACATCCTGGTTTTATTTCTCTGCTGCTACTAGaactaaaacctttaaaaagggCACCAGCTACAGATTAATAGCACTAGCAATAGTAGGGATCAGCCACCTGTTCTGCATTTGTCTCAATTTACAAGAATTAGACATCTAgcattttagaaaacaataacATTCTGTTAATCTCAGATTAGCCCCAATTCCTTTACCTTCAGAGCTCAAATCAGCCCCAGTTTCTGCACCTTCAGGCCCAATTCTTGTAACATTGGAAAtgaattacatacatttattaggtGCCAATTCCAGTTGGAGGCGATATGCACATGGGCACCTTTGTGTATCTGCATTCACAGCTTGGTGTGGGTCATGTCATGTCAGCCTTTGAGTAGAGGCCAAGCTTCATGATTTACAGCTCAGTGAACTCTCAAATACAGCCTTTAGTAGTGCTATATTTGTGTGAAGTACAGACCCACCAAAGGATTCTTCGTTTCATCACCAGCTAGTGCCTGTGATAATCTTCCATGTGCCATGAAAATTACATTGCTTATTTGTTTTATGGAGCACTTGGAGCATGACAACAGGTTTATAAATTTCCTTGTAGCCAATTTTTGTCTATGTGAGTACCTCCAATACTGTAATTTAGAATAAACAGTTGCCCTAAGCAAATGACAAGGTGTTACATTTCAAATGAAATGAGAAATATGATTGGTTTCTCTAAGAGAGGTGCACTATAAGTGCTATGATTTTTCTTGCACTGACCTTTTGAGCACTGTTAAGGCTTTAATCCTCTTTTATTGAATGTTTGATAAATCTCTCCTGCACTGTACTTGTATAGTCTTTCAGTGTTTCCACTGTCTGGCCAAGTTAACTAAATTTGGGAGCGTGTCCAGGCAACAATAGTTATTGActgtaaaatcaaaataaatatataaatatccaagGGAATGGTCttaaatttactatatataaacataatagaagttattatatttatgttcttatgaaagtctttttttttttaacaggagacTGGTAAAGAGAAATATGAAAAGGAACTACCAAATCAACTGTCAGCATTTGAGAAAGTCCTTTCAAAGAATTCTAATGGAACCAAATTCCTGGTGGGAGACAAGGTAATTTAGCAGCCAACATCATTAAAAGTGATCAATGAGTATTGCTTAATCCCAAGCTACATATATCAGACCACATACAGTATATCATAACACCTATAGCTCAGATGACTTTTAGAAGGGTATCAAAATAATCAACTATTGCACTCGTTACCGATTGTAAAAATCATTGTTGAGACCTCTAATATTACAATTAGTTATGTAGCACTGTTCTGAGGAGAAAAAGAAGTTACGAAAAAGGATGTGAGAACCCCACAAATCTTGGGTTTTCTCATTCTCTCACTGAGGTGCTATTTCTTGTCTTCAATCAGCCTTGACAGATACCCAGATTCCTGTCTCATCCTTGCTTAAATAGTGGAATCCCATTTTTTTGACAGTTCTGAAGAATAAAACACACATAGGAACATGTTTTCTCCAATGTAGGGACTAAGGAACCTTTCTCCTAGGCAGTCTACCTCTTTAATCCCAAGACATAGGCCCTAGAGTGTGTTAGGCCCTGAGTCCCAGCTGGGCTAGGCCCCACTGGCTTATGCTGTCACTGATTCAAGGTTAATATTTATCCTGAATATCCAGGTATTTATCCATGTCCAATTACCCCCCTCGCTGGGTGCCAATCCAAGTGATTGGGTAGTGAATATACACCCCTCACATGAGATTAGTCCTATACATCAGGGAACCTTCCCAGCAACAGAAGGAGATGACCAATTATCAGACAGGATATTCAATATTTTACCTCTAACATCACCAGGTCCAATGTCTAGAACTTCTAGATTCATCTAGACTCTAAGAATGGAGCAGAAAGGAGATTT includes these proteins:
- the LOC140340017 gene encoding glutathione S-transferase P 1-like, giving the protein MPELTLTYFPLRGRGEPIRLLLADNGAQWTEDVVQLADWFSGKCDVKNKAVFGQLPQFTDGQLVLYQSNTILRYLGRKFNVAGSNDVEYTYIDMMNDGVEDLRQKFSKFMFFEFETGKEKYEKELPNQLSAFEKVLSKNSNGTKFLVGDKISFADYNLLDIIQCNQSVFPNCLSSFPLLTAYVDRIVSRSNLSKYLKSEARNSRPIFPKRS